The following nucleotide sequence is from Mytilus edulis chromosome 13, xbMytEdul2.2, whole genome shotgun sequence.
CCGACTTAAACTAAGTTATTTGTTGATAATATGTTGTAGATGAACGATGATCAATTAAACGACAGCAACATAAATCACTGCCCAATAGGAGCAGgtgcatataacatgtataatattgtattaaaaggCAACGTAATGCTATAATACATGTGTAGAAAGGCTCATGGATGAATTATGTCATGTTTAAGTGGACAATAGATTACTACTGTCCAATAAGGAAACTTACAAAGAAGAGCAGTAAAAATGTAATttattgatgaaaattgaaaacaGCTATTCAAAgtagtacaaaaaataaagataaaggaaaaaatgtttttaaaaagatttgtttttatgtaataGATATATACTATATGTCTCTATGTAAGTGTCTCTTTGACTCCTGGTCGAATCCCGATCTTGGATCTTGGCCCGATCTTGGATCTTGATCACCATATACCATATTCCTTAATTCCTCATCAAATTCACCCTTGTTAAACAGCAAGTTTTCAAGATCTGGATTATATCCACGCGGAACTTCAATCATAGACAAGCgttcctttattttctttttaccaGGTGGCATGATAAAAATCATATAACCTCGATATCCAAGAGCTGAAACAAGATATCGATGCGACTTGTAGATTACATCCATAGTTATATCCCCTTACACAAGATATCGATGCGACAAGTAGATTATATacatagttatctccccttacacGAGATATCGATGCGACTAGTAGATTATATacatagttatctccccttacacAAGATATCGATGCGACTAGTAGATTATATACATAGTAATCTCCCCTTACAAAAGATATCGATACgactagtatattatatacaTAGTTAACTCCCCTTTATACACAAGATATCGATACGACTAGTAGATTATATACATAGTTATATCCCCTTAAACAAGATATCGATGTCACTTGTAGATTATATACATAGTAATCTCCCCTTACAAAAGATATCGATACgactagtatattatatacaTAGTTAACTCCCCTTACACAATATATCGATACGGCTAGTAGAttatatacatacaatataatatgtaaaaaagtTCTAGGATTTCGTTTCCATAAAAAATAAACGTTTCCTCAATTAATTCATCGATTGATTTGGTTTCCAAGTAAGCTTTACATGCTGGTTGTAAAGCACGTACAGTGCGATGGAATCATTGTTAATTCATTTGTTTATGATatgttaaaatatattaatttatgcATTGCTTTAGAATTACGAAAAGTATTGTCTTACATCATGTCGATATCATACAACGTCATGTGTTTCGCTGTCGGACATGACGTCTTTCCGCTAAATCgtttggatgtgtactgattgatacttaaGACTGGTTTCTTTCACTGCAAGTACTCATGGATCGGAACTTCTTttggtttttttccatttttgtttttgtttggttcACTTGAATTTGAATCAAGCcatttttaactgttttaaagACTGTTCTTATGTAACTTTGTTACACCATTATTCTAGGTTAACAAATTAGTTTAGCTCTCATTGTCATGTTGAACCCCATGTATACTTGTGTATGTATCAGTCAGATGCATGTTATTCCGCGGTTACCGTTGGTTACAGTTAatcttatttgtttttcgattattgttttgttataaatcaggtcattttctttttcgttttattgAATTCGATGACCTTTATGAGCCATTGAAGTCTCTTATTAAAAGTTGGTGATATTGGGCAAAATAGTTTACCCTATATATTAAGAAAACCACTCAAGGAATCTgaacatccgaaaaaaaaaattctaaacataAATTTTACATACTAAAGTAGAAAGTTTTTTATGTAATGTTTTGTGGATTAATTTGTCTCTTCGTAGTCTATGAATTTGAGCCATTGTGTAGTTAGTTTATCTCGAATTTTGCAAATGTCCAATTGGTCACTGTTCATCATGTTTTACTTACTTAAatgtcatgttaaaaaaaaattaccagaaTGTAGATGGACACTACCTTCCTCTGGTAACATGGATTTGATTCTATTGTAATCAGGATCTTTACTTTCAATATTATATTCAGGATCTGGCATTCCAGAAAACATACACAACAATACTTTCATATATTCCATTTCTAAGAAAAGATAGAAATGATCTGAATTATTCGTTTGTGTATTCGAGAGTAATTATAAGTTATTTGCTTTAATTGTGCAAAATAAAATGTGTGCAATGAAAAAAGTTTCATTCGTAATTCTGCTGACAAAGCCAATTGTATAATGATCGAGTTTTCTCGGAAATGCTTGaagctaaatataaaaaaaagaagatatatccAAAACTGTGTATGATAATATTAATAATTCTTTCATTTTATACTCTATATAATGCAAAACAGACATTTACagatatacaaattaatttaaacTTTTCAATTGTCAACTTCCCATTTCTCATATTATATTGCGTTTACAAATATGTATTACTACGTTACGCTTGTACATatgaaaaaaagatgtggtgtaattgccaatgagacaactgtccacaaaagaccaaaatgacacagacattaacaactataggtcaccgtacggccttcaacaatgagcaaagcccataccgcatagtcagatataaattgccccgataagacaatgtaaaacaattcaaacgagaaaactaacggccttatttatataaaaaaatgaacgaaaaacaaatatgtaacacataaacaaacgacaaccactgaattacaggctcctgacttgggacaggcacatacttgtggcggggataaacatgttagcGGTCTCCCCACCCTCTccataaccttggacagtggtataacagtacaacataagaatgaactataaaaatcagttgaaaaaggtttaaatcaTCAGTTTGACATAcaaacaagtggacgtggccgggtacttgtacatcccgacaaaaaagacactaggaacagatctgacatccaacatccaatggatttagtgtaaagacgtcaatGTTCAAATGTTCCCATTACATTGACTTCATTCAAAAGATCTTATTACACCAAAAAAAACTTAATTATTAGGAAGAACCATGTTCTGCTCATACGAACATAAAGATTGTCTTATAAATgcgtaaaataaaacaaaaactaatgTGGGATGATGAATTGCGCGCATCATTATTAGGAGAAATTACTAGTGCTGAAAGagaaattacaatttttttacgGTCACCATTACAAATATGATGATTGATATGGTGTGTCTGTCTACACTAACTAGCGCAATGTTTTCGATCTTTATATACCAGAATAGTCTTCTTATTTAGAAGTCCACCAATTGTGATGTTTTATAGAGTTAAGATTCGCTTTGCTTATGGCCCATTAAATTGTAGCAGAAAACGATTACTCTAGCCTGTCGAGGCTACTTAATTTGTTTCTCTTGCagttttcggttttttttttaattactctaagcgctttacttgttaaaacaaatatacacaagTTCGTATAAAAAGGAACATAACTTCAAACTTCATTTACTTGGATAAAAATGACTTTAAATAATTATAGAAGAATAAGTAAAAATCTCAATACTTGTTATCTTAACTGAATATTTCTAAAATTCCTGAATACTACTACTGTTTTGCATTTAAAAATAAGTTGCTAAAATACATCggcttatataaaaaaaaaagtatttaaaaaaaaaggttgataTGAGTTCTTAGTTATAAAGCTTTAAATTGATTCATATAACCCATAGGTAAATACTGTCAAGGCAACGCAAAGCCTGAATAGGTTTTCCATCTGTATATATTCAAAACACTccatgaatttataaaatatcaatggAGTATAATGTTAACAGATTCTAATAAAAGGGTTTTTATTCTCCGTTTCCGTCTTCCTCTTTTAGttatgattggttgattaattgatggatttttgttggttttttattGTTCAATATAGTTCGTAAAATTATTCTTTCATCTTTGACATGCTCCttctatgttttatgtttatgtgTATAAAACGATATAAAATAACAcatgatatatttataattttaaacgaTGTAATTTGAGGTCAGTCAGACGCCTGCTTTAGAATACATATCATCTTGATAATTATAATCTGTACCctgataaaaataatttcattgatATCTACATTAATGATGAAAGTGAACTAAATACTTACTTCTATTTCTGCCTCTGGTACGTAAACAAAGGTCATCTCAAAGTGTAAATGTGCGTAATTTCAGTTTGTATTACAGTTGTCTTTCGTAGAATGTCAATAAAAACATAATCTTACTGCCTTGAATATATTCAGACAGCATGGTCAATGATGGTTAACTAATGAGTTTTACATATATGTCAGAAGAGGATTATTTGGCTAAACCTTGTACACCTCTATGGAACGCACAcatgtttcatgttttatttttctacattgaatCGATACAATTGCTGGGAATTGTCAGTATTGCTTTTGCATACATATCTGTACAATGTTTTAAAGGATATTAGAAGATTTAGTTAATTTACTTGAAatgttaacgattttgagtttcATTACTATACACACAATCATTACCAGATGCCAACAAGTTATGAAATTAATGCTAGTACAAATAAATCTATGATCTTGATAAGAGCACTTTCTGGGGGTCTCAGAAGAGGTAATTAGGAAATTAGGAAATCGCATGCTTATTCTCGCTATATTAGGTTGCAATTTTTCTAGTTACAAAATGCTAACAAGCTACAAGTTCAACCTGGTTTACAGTTTAAAAATTTGGATTCCGTACTGGATGTGAAAAGAAGAGTTTTACCTTCTcctaattttataattattcacTGTAGAGATAATGATTTGACAGTTTTAGAATTGACAAGGAAGGGTTTTATAGAAAATGTCAAATGTTGTATCCTACGTTAACGTCAAAAATTTGTAATAGAAAAAGGGGTAAAGCTGTTTGTCATGAGAATATTAGGGTAAGTGAAGTGTCTTCATACAGAAGAGATGGAACTCATTTATCACAAACTGGAAATAAGGTTTTCCTAAATATATACAACGGGGTTTGAGTCTTTTCTACGCACAACAAAATCAACTTTTCCAATGCTTTGATAATGACATTTTGTGGAGGTGAGAACACAATACTGGGCAATTAGATtaagaaaatatgcagtactttatgagaaaacacaaaaggcgcaatacATGTCTATGatgattcattaaaaaaaacattataattaataacaaatactttattaaagtctcacttctaaaaacaaaaatttagtataaaacacaatataataaaaagagtCATGCGAATACATGTGACGCCCGTCAAGCAAAAACAAACCTTATCGCATTTGACGTCGATATCGGTAGTTAACGCTAGAAGGTAACGTACGACAAACCGATAAATTTCACGTTGGAATTGAGATATTGTTTACTTGACGTTCTAATGCGTGTGTCTAATGGTACATTCTTTCTGTAAAAATACCGTATTATTTACGATCCGAAATTTAAACAGAATGATTTGAATTTTgtgataaagttcatttaaaaCCTTTCATCTTCTTGTTTGTGTGTCCAATGTatatgtcttttttgttttttaaaagtacaaatattaaaacaaacaaaaataccaaacaaacaaaagaaaagaaacacaAAGTTTGTCTCATAGTACCACGATATCTAAATGTTGCAATACATTAAATGTATTTTCttctatactatatataaacaatgacaaatctgaaatatttacgAAAAAACACTATTAGTTATTTTCCAAAGCTAGATTACTATTCTATTTTTGATACGTCCAAATTGTTGTATGAACACAAAAAATGATTTAACATATGGCGGGAAATAATGCATGCTATGGCGGGAATTTGTGCATGGCTAATTTCACGAGAGCGTTTGCTTAAAGAAATCCAATATGGCAGAGAAGAAGGCCTGTCTGAATGTTTTCGTCTTTTTAACCACGCTCTAAAAGAAAGAACTACATGTATTGTACTTTACAATAATGGAAATTGAGGTATGTATTATATGCAAAATCCGTTATCGGATGATAATAATCATTTACTTCTGcattagaaaaataataaatcgaTTTCATGAAAACATTCTGCAAGTATTTTATAATATCACAAGGTTTGCAGTGCATCTTAAActgttattatataaaatgtgcACAAATAAATATCAGTTCATAATGTTTTACCCTTTTGAAGTTAAGTCGAATCACCAAGAGGGCCGGTCACTCATTATCAAAGTGATAAGGGGCTGCAATGATGTATCGGGAcacatgaaaaaaatgaaataaaaaaaaatgtcaataaactAAAAGAATAAGTGTTGTTGCTATTAATGTTTTTCCTTTACTTTTTCTGCAAGTATGCAAACTTTACTTTTTCGAATCGTTTCTTTCGGTCACTAATTCCTTTATTCTTCAAGTAATACTTTGAGTAATGCACTACCCACTGAGTGATTCCCCTACATAAGATGAACAGTCTGTGTTCTATATAGGCCCTTCATAATCAAACCAACAAAGAAAGGAAGACAAACCATCAGAACACAAGTTATTAGAATTACGTAATGATAGAGGGTTGTGCCGATTCGAAAATTGTTTGAAGAACAATTCTGGATTTATACACGAGACTATTTCAGCTGGTTGATCACTGTTACAATGTTgtcaaatatatgttttatatatagcAGTCATAAATCACAGTTCAAAAACTTTTTATTGATTATGAATAAAAGAGATTAGGGATATATTTTGACTAACAATTatctaattttgtttaaaataaatactCTGGTCTATAAAGTGCAAAAGGTGATACCACGACTACTAAACAGACACATTTTTAATTGAAGTTAGTGTTTTAAATGAATCAAAGTCATTTAATGTAACACCCGTAGTAAAGCTCTTTAAAACTATTTGTAAGACCAGGCGCTTTGATTTGGCGCCCAAATAATCTTACATTTGcgctaaaagaaaacattttattttcgacAAAATACGGGTAAACCGTTTAAAAATAGTTTCATTCGAAAGatacttttaataataactttaaaacactttttttttttactgcatattaaaaatattcctcCCAGTAAAATCAGTCATCGTAACCATAATACAAGCACTATTTACTGATACATTTATAAGAAGAGACTTTTCCTAATAATGTTAAAACACAGACTCAGTTCTGTTACTATATAACGAGAGAATAAACTTTGAGCTGAAATAAAGCAGTATACACACTGGATCAAAACCAAACATTTTGTTTGTATCACAAGACGTGTAAGCAAAGGCTCGAATGAACTCGTGTCCACTGGATAACATATGCGTGGtcataaaaaattacagattTATTTCCTCTATATACAAATacgaagatgtggtttgattgcaaatgagacaactatccaccaaagttcaaatgaagaggACGAAAGCTAACATAGATAACCGTACggcattaaaacaaatattggcTTTTATAAAATGCGCCCGATAAGATCGGGTTTACAATCATATCATACACTTTCAATGGTATTTGTTTACGCTATGTAAAAACAGAAACTCACAAAATATAATGTCGTATTTTGATTTTGATCAATATGATGctggaaataataaaataatctttaaaGACGGGGCAATAAATAATTGAAACCAGTGAAGCTTAACAAATGTAAAGTCAGGCCacatcaaataattttgttgttattcaGATTTACAAATGTTCTTATAAGGGATATCTAGGCGAAACGTTTTATTATAATCCATACAAGTAGTCGATATTGATGACGAACATGAACAGATTGAGAATTTGCACAAGAGATACATTGGCATTGTTCTTAGTTAGAGAAAAAAGTGTTCATCTGTTATTTTTcgtatataataatttaatttagcttacatttttgtttgtttggtaaacacttttaaaatgaataaatgtttaTTGCAGGATTTAGATGAAATTTATCGGGAATATCTACATGTACCACCAAATAACTTCAATGATGAATACAATGATAATATTAATGATAATGAAAACAAGAACTTGAAGACACAGAACCTGTCGAACATATATCCGAGACTGATGAAATTGCACAAGCAGCTGCAGCTTTCGTTCAACATCAAAATGGAGataatatatgtataaacaaTGAAGATTTGAATATGGCCAAAATAACTGGAGATTGTGGTTGTCTTGCAAAATGTATAAACCAATTTGAACAAGATGAAATAATAACTCACATACTTTCTATGCGTGAACTACCAAAAGAAGGTAAAGACATGTACTTAATGGGTAAATTGAAATCAAAAGGAGTCGATAAATCCCGTTCAAGATATGGAGAGCGAAAGCGAACTAGATATACTTATACCTTTGACGACAGAGAGGTTTGTCGCGATTTATTTCTTCTTACTCATGATATTGGAGAGTCCTATTTAAAGTCTTTGCTCAAACACATGAATACTAATGGTATTGCTCCACGAAAACATGGAAATTGCAATAGACGTCCGAAAAATGCATTTTCATTTGAGGAAATTTCAAATATAGTACAATACTTGAAATATTATGCTCGTCTGCATGGTTTACCACAAGCTGCCCCACCTAACAGATATGGAGAGCGAAAGCGAACTAGATATACTTATACCTTTGACGACAGAGAGGTTTGTCGCGATGTATTTCTTCTTACTCATGATATTGGAGAGTCCTATTTAAATTCTTTGCTCAAACACATGAATACTAATGGTATTGCTCCACGAAAACATGGAAATTGCAATAGACGTCCGAAAAATGCATTTTCATTTGAGGAAATTTCAAATATAGTACAATACTTGAAATATTATGCTCGTCTGCATGGTTTACCACAAGCTGCCCCACCTAACAGACATGACTCAGAACCTCATGTTTTGTTACCTACGTGTGAATCAAAACAGTCTGTGTTTGACACATATATATCAGCATGTCAGGCAGATGGAACTAGAAGTGTCCACTTAACAACATTCAAAAATGTCCGGTCGTCTTGCTGTCCGCACATACGATTCGCGTCTTTACATTCTGATGTGTGTAATACTTGTAAAAGGTTACGAGAATCTGTCACTCTAGCACAAACCGAGGAGGACAAAATTGAAACATCCCAAAATTACATATCCCATATTGAAGCTGCAAGTAGAGAACGAGAGCTGTACAACGGATGGTTGTCAAAATCGCGCGACGAGTTTAGTAACTATAATCAAGGACAGGTTTTAAAGAATGTTCACTATACAATTGATTTTGCTCAAAGTATTAGTTTGCCACATCATACCGATCAAGTCGGTCAACTGTATTTTTTATCCGGTAGAAAGATCTAgaaaggttaaagtttttggggTATGCATTGAAGGAAAACGGAAACAGTATAACTATTTGGTTGATGAAGATGAGGGAATATTAAAAGTTGTGCCGATACAAAGGGTCCAAACGCAACAATTTCCATGTTTGACCATGCTGTTGAGTGTTATGGTCTGAATGAGTCTGAATGTGGAATCCATTGTGATAATTGTTCAGGTACGTTACTTTCACTTATATTtcagtacattgattttttttatttttaaactcttaaccaatataaaaataataccaaTTAGCAATATACGACCTCAAAATTGTTTGCGATCGGataattaggagatgtggtatgaatgtaaataagacaactatccattgaagttcaaataaagtggatgtaagaaTTTATAGGACAACACACgtacttcaacaatgagaaaactccaTACCGCacagtcggctataaaagaccccgatacaaagaatataaaacaacacaacttaaaaaattaatatgttccatttaaaaaaaaagaaattcttcgtcttgcaatttaaattttgaatattgagcaacacgaacctcatgAAAAACCGAAAGTGCTATGGGAGTATTTGGTGATCATGCTATTCAATACATTTGTTCTAATTAAGATAAAACTAAGCAATTTAGAggaattaaattgaaaataaaactaccaATTTAATGAAGCGTAAATATATTTTACACCCAACAAATAAAAGTAGTTTAATACTTGTTGTTTTATTgttggagaaaacaaaaatcgaTATATGACTGGTTATCTTGCTTGGCGTGTGCTAACTGGACAACATCAGAAAATAAGCCTAATGATGCAGTTTCCTGGTCATACAAAATGTTTGGTAGACGCTGGATTTGGTCAAGCTAAAAAAACTGTTCCGCCGATCAAACTGTGATACTGTTTCTCATTTAGCGGACATATTCCGAAAATCATCATCATCAAATGAAGTTGttcagtataaataaaggcaacagtagtataccgctgttcaaaactcataaatccagggacaaaaaacaaaatcggggtaacaaactaaaaccgagggaaacgcattaaatataagaggagaacaacgacataacacacacagaaacggaccaagcatcagacaaaacaccacgagaataacaaatataacaagaaaaccaaatacatgaatttgggatagacaagtaccgtgccacgtctgatctcaatatctcaaaaataagagaaaacacaaacgactcaacgttaaaatgcaacacacactcagaaacgaacaataatataacaatggccatcttcctgacttggcacaggacacttttaaaggggaataaaagtggtgggttgaacctggttttgtggcatgccaaacctcgcactttaatggcaaagttaaatataacattgaaatgacaacataatatttcagaactacaatacaaataaataggagaacatattagacaaagaaaaacatgattaatagataacaaaaagcatcaggtttaaaattcaatacgccaagatcgaaagtgaaaaaagtacaaagttgtacagcactggagataaaaagttgaaaaggtttcgccaaatacggcattgtttttatgcccgggataagaacatttttattatatagaacaattcatgctattgcaaacagtaaattttatcaaatgaatatgaaagagatatacataaagaaactgaagtattaactaattacagaaaactaaacccgaatacataacgcccagatataaaagataaccaagaaaacaatgaaataacCTGGCAATGGAGAGATTAGAAATCTTTTTTATCTGCGTTGTTTAAACCTGTTCCAGGTATCAGAAAGTATCATCATTTCGTCTTCCGTCATGACAAACCGGGTATTGTTATCGTTAAAGAAAAATGCGTTGggattgaaaaagaaataaacattctTCGCCGTCCCTTAGAAGAGTTCGATCCGTTGGATCGTCCTGAAGTTATTCCTGCAGCCGGACTTTCACGTACCAGGCATGAATATCTATATTCAAAAGTCCGTCCATATGCTAGAAAGGAATATCAGGCTGCATTTTGTCAAGCACCAGGAGAAGAGTAAACTTTTGAATGTCAACTGAAACTTAAATCGACGTCAAGTACATTATTCCAACGTTATACTGATTTGTATTTACGTTAGAACAAATTTGtatatgttattaaaattaaaatttctcaACTAGTTTTCAAACGATCGTTGTCAAATTTTTTACATTGGATTGGCATTAGTATTTTCTGTTGACGTAATATAAAATCTTATAATACATAATTTTTGCCATAAGGGTCGATTTTGCTTGTCGGGCGTCatgtatatttcatatataacatatatcaACATACCTAGCATAACACATCATATATTCAGTCATTACGAGTATAAAATACACGTTTTCTTTACAAGTACTTCATGGACGATTCTGGCTGTGAAATAGTAAATTGTATCGTCATGAAACATAAACTAAATTTGTTCCTCATtacacaaattattaaaaaaactttcTACTTTAACTATACTGTTCGCAAATCTGCATAGTCTGCACATTCTAACAATACATGCTCGCATCCACAATTACATCTTAAAATGATTATGATTGTCCTCTAGTTCTTAGAGTTTATTTAGGTACTTGATCCTGTTTACTAAACACTATTGTTCGCAAGCCTTCATCGAATTTGCCTTTATCAAACAGTAATTGTTCCATTTGTATATTACATTTTTATCCTAGAATAGCATGAACAGCACGCTAAAAGGGAAGGCCGTTTCATCTCAACAACATATCCAATATAGCCTAGCACTGGAAAGATAGAAAGCATAAACTAAAGAGTAAATAAACCGGTATAGTATATGTTTTCCAAACGTAGGTGATCTTTAATCAtcattgaaaataacaaaatgaagttaAACACGTTAACccatttttaatattcaaatcaaTGTAAAATAAGCACCAAGGAGATGCCCGCGATATGAAAAGCGTATTCTGATGTTCATAAATTACTCGTTTAAAGCTTTTGTatcagattcaatatttttgtttttcgatTTATTCTGTATTACTGTTGATGATTTAACTTGTATGATATATGAAACCAATATAACCAATATATGGTCTTTTGTAAAAAGGATTTTATAAAAAGTTCATAAAAAGGcaaaatgtgtgtgtgtgtggggggggggcaGACATAGACATGTGgatcatataaacaatatttacCAGACGGAAGTTGAAAACTACCTGCCGTAGGTAGCAGGCCTTCAATTCTTTTGTTATCGGGATCTTTGCTATGGATCATATATTCCGGATCTGGCATTCCAGAAAATACACACaatgttattttcatatatttcattgCTGAAGAAAAACAATATGATCTGAATTATTTTTGcatataaaaaagtatattttaatgtgagttgcaaaaatattaaatatttattattgtgaCATATATGTAGAACAATTTAAAATCAACAGCAATATGA
It contains:
- the LOC139501828 gene encoding uncharacterized protein isoform X1, producing the protein MLEMEYMKVLLCMFSGMPDPEYNIESKDPDYNRIKSMLPEEGSVHLHSALGYRGYMIFIMPPGKKKIKERLSMIEVPRGYNPDLENLLFNKGEFDEELRNMVYGDQDPRSGQDPRSGFDQESKRHLHRDI
- the LOC139501828 gene encoding uncharacterized protein isoform X2 — protein: MEYMKVLLCMFSGMPDPEYNIESKDPDYNRIKSMLPEEGSVHLHSALGYRGYMIFIMPPGKKKIKERLSMIEVPRGYNPDLENLLFNKGEFDEELRNMVYGDQDPRSGQDPRSGFDQESKRHLHRDI